The Desulfohalovibrio reitneri genome contains a region encoding:
- a CDS encoding flavodoxin family protein: MYALAINGSPREGGNTETLLRAALAPIKEAGWDTELMQVGGKDVRGCIACYKCFENKDHRCAVKNDALNDYLAKMLEADAIILGTPTYFTDVSAEMKALLDRSGLVSLANGRALRGKIGAAVVAVRRGGATHAYDSINHMFLMSQMIVPGSTYWNMGYGWAKEDVAGDEEGMANMGNLGRVIAWLGQSIKPNLDSFPAT, translated from the coding sequence ATGTACGCATTGGCCATCAACGGCAGCCCCCGTGAGGGCGGCAACACCGAGACCCTGCTGCGGGCCGCCCTGGCGCCTATTAAAGAGGCGGGCTGGGACACGGAGCTTATGCAGGTCGGCGGAAAGGACGTGCGCGGCTGCATCGCCTGCTACAAGTGCTTCGAGAACAAGGACCACCGCTGCGCGGTGAAGAACGACGCCCTCAACGACTACCTGGCCAAGATGTTGGAGGCGGACGCCATCATCCTGGGCACGCCCACCTACTTCACGGACGTGTCCGCGGAGATGAAGGCCCTGCTGGACCGCAGCGGACTGGTCAGCCTGGCCAACGGCCGCGCCCTGCGCGGAAAGATCGGCGCGGCCGTGGTGGCCGTGCGGCGCGGCGGGGCCACCCACGCCTATGACTCCATCAACCACATGTTCCTCATGTCGCAGATGATCGTGCCCGGCTCCACCTACTGGAACATGGGCTACGGCTGGGCCAAGGAGGACGTGGCCGGAGACGAGGAGGGCATGGCCAATATGGGCAACCTGGGCCGGGTCATCGCCTGGCTGGGCCAGTCCATCAAGCCCAATCTGGACAGCTTCCCCGCCACCTGA
- the wtpA gene encoding tungstate ABC transporter substrate-binding protein WtpA gives MVHRIHVMMAIAFCLCGMVLAGAGAAGAEPSGELKIFHAGSLSVPFEEMEKAFEAEHPGIDVQREGGGSTKMARMISEVGKPADIMASADYVVIDKNLIPDFATWNARFASNRMVLCYTADSRYADEINGENWYEILQRDDVSWGHSDPDLDPCGYRSLMVLQLAEKFYDKPGLYRDLLANRPEKNIRPKSVELISLLQSGNMDYAWEYRSVAVQHDLRFVELDDHINLGNYKMDPFYKLAKVEVAGKKPGETVTRTGKSITYGLTMIDDAPNPEAAELFLSYLFDPDGGLAILEKMGQPPFVPVRVPTGDMKAAMPGQLRPLVEVSE, from the coding sequence ATGGTTCATCGTATCCACGTTATGATGGCAATCGCATTCTGCCTGTGCGGCATGGTGCTGGCCGGTGCGGGAGCGGCCGGGGCCGAGCCTTCGGGCGAACTGAAGATCTTCCACGCGGGCAGCCTCAGCGTGCCCTTCGAAGAGATGGAAAAGGCGTTCGAGGCCGAACATCCGGGTATCGACGTGCAGCGCGAGGGAGGCGGCTCCACGAAGATGGCCCGCATGATCTCCGAGGTGGGCAAACCAGCGGACATCATGGCCTCGGCCGACTACGTCGTCATCGACAAGAACCTCATCCCCGACTTCGCGACGTGGAACGCCCGTTTCGCGTCCAACCGCATGGTCCTGTGCTACACGGCGGACTCGCGCTACGCCGATGAGATCAATGGCGAAAACTGGTACGAGATCCTGCAGCGCGACGATGTGAGCTGGGGGCACTCCGACCCCGACCTGGACCCGTGCGGCTACCGCAGCCTGATGGTCCTGCAACTGGCCGAGAAGTTCTACGACAAGCCCGGCCTGTACCGGGACCTGCTGGCCAACCGGCCGGAAAAGAACATCCGCCCCAAATCTGTCGAGCTGATCTCCCTGCTGCAGTCCGGCAACATGGACTACGCCTGGGAATACCGCTCCGTGGCCGTGCAGCACGACCTGCGATTCGTGGAGCTGGACGACCACATCAATCTGGGCAATTACAAGATGGACCCCTTCTACAAGCTGGCCAAGGTCGAGGTCGCGGGCAAAAAACCCGGTGAGACCGTGACCCGCACCGGCAAGTCCATCACCTACGGCTTGACCATGATCGACGACGCGCCCAATCCGGAAGCGGCCGAGCTCTTTTTGAGCTACCTCTTCGATCCCGACGGCGGGCTGGCCATTCTGGAGAAGATGGGGCAGCCGCCGTTCGTGCCCGTGCGTGTGCCCACAGGTGATATGAAGGCGGCCATGCCCGGCCAGCTGCGGCCCCTGGTCGAAGTCAGCGAGTAG
- a CDS encoding ABC transporter permease yields the protein MRKLAFGGWMVGSVALVVLFIAGPLAQTVASPEWPVFVETLRDSQVLGSIGLSIGAAGLAAAFSVLLGTPLAFLLARREFRGKRLVESLVDLPIMIPHPVVGIALLTVAGRGQWAGEVLQAVGIRLMGTVTGIVAVLAFVGLPFYINTVKAGMEAVPERLEKVSRSLGAGPAETFFRVTLPLTWRHMLVGVIMCMARAISEFGAVVIVAYHPMIAPVLMYERFTAYGLKYSQPIAVLLICISLAFFLLLRMVSLPRGRRT from the coding sequence GTGCGCAAACTGGCCTTCGGCGGCTGGATGGTCGGTTCCGTGGCGCTGGTGGTGCTCTTCATCGCCGGCCCGCTGGCCCAGACCGTGGCCTCGCCGGAGTGGCCCGTCTTTGTGGAAACCCTGCGCGACTCCCAGGTGCTGGGCTCCATCGGCCTTTCCATCGGCGCGGCGGGCCTGGCGGCGGCCTTTTCCGTTCTGCTGGGCACACCGCTGGCCTTCCTGCTGGCCAGAAGAGAGTTTCGGGGCAAGCGGCTGGTGGAGAGCCTAGTGGACCTGCCCATCATGATCCCGCATCCCGTGGTGGGCATCGCCCTGCTTACAGTGGCGGGGCGGGGCCAATGGGCCGGGGAGGTGCTGCAGGCCGTCGGCATCCGCCTCATGGGCACTGTCACGGGCATCGTGGCCGTGCTCGCCTTTGTGGGACTGCCGTTCTACATCAACACGGTCAAGGCCGGCATGGAGGCGGTGCCCGAGAGGCTGGAAAAGGTTTCCCGTTCTCTTGGGGCCGGGCCCGCCGAGACCTTCTTCCGGGTAACGCTGCCGCTTACCTGGCGGCATATGCTCGTGGGCGTCATCATGTGCATGGCCAGGGCCATCAGCGAGTTCGGCGCGGTGGTCATCGTGGCCTACCATCCCATGATAGCGCCGGTGCTGATGTACGAGCGCTTCACCGCCTACGGGCTGAAGTACTCCCAGCCCATCGCCGTGCTGCTCATCTGCATCAGCCTGGCCTTCTTCCTGCTGCTGCGCATGGTCTCCCTGCCGCGCGGGAGGCGGACATGA
- a CDS encoding amidohydrolase family protein — translation MARKKRTGCAPKRPEELRDYTSPSGWGTPEVALEVGRLAEEIGGRMGMTRRQFLKTQMGMAATFLAMNSVLGTFFAVDTAEAAEKGAAAEASARLEEQFIFDVQVHYLHEDFPSPDGLLSLRRVADRWNGGGMEEHTHQDLLFENFYREVFEQSQTSMAVLSNAPADDRRGWFLTNERALATREKVNRRRGRRSLLAHGLIIPGQPGWLEEFEKTLEMKPDAWKGYTLGDPGGGSQYQWRLDDEKLMYPVYERMKRAGVTTVCIHKGLLPTGYAGWMDEDKVAHATVDDVGRAARDWPELDFVIYHSAIEKVIPTATDAEAFARTGRIDWVTDLAEIPEKYGVNNVYGEIGAAFADTCVAHPRLCAGMLGTLIRGLGADRVCWGTDSVWFGSPQWQIEAFRRLEIPEDMQREHGFQPLGPADGEVKRAILGANSARLYGIDPGA, via the coding sequence ATGGCCAGGAAAAAGCGGACGGGCTGCGCGCCCAAGAGACCTGAGGAGCTGCGCGACTACACCTCGCCTTCGGGCTGGGGCACGCCGGAGGTTGCCTTGGAAGTGGGACGGCTGGCGGAGGAAATCGGCGGCCGCATGGGCATGACCAGGCGGCAATTCCTCAAGACGCAGATGGGCATGGCCGCCACCTTTCTGGCCATGAACTCCGTTCTGGGGACTTTTTTCGCCGTGGACACGGCCGAGGCGGCGGAGAAGGGCGCGGCCGCCGAGGCCTCCGCCCGGCTGGAGGAACAGTTCATCTTCGACGTGCAGGTGCACTACCTGCACGAGGACTTTCCCTCGCCGGACGGGCTTCTCTCCCTGCGCCGGGTGGCCGACCGCTGGAACGGCGGAGGGATGGAGGAGCACACGCACCAGGATCTGCTTTTCGAGAACTTCTACCGCGAGGTGTTCGAGCAGAGCCAGACCTCCATGGCCGTGCTCAGCAACGCCCCGGCCGACGACCGCCGGGGGTGGTTTTTGACCAACGAGCGCGCCCTGGCTACGCGGGAGAAGGTCAACCGCCGCAGGGGCAGGCGCTCCCTGTTGGCCCACGGCCTCATCATCCCGGGCCAGCCCGGGTGGCTGGAGGAGTTCGAAAAGACGCTGGAAATGAAGCCCGACGCCTGGAAGGGCTACACCTTGGGCGACCCCGGCGGCGGCTCCCAATACCAATGGCGGCTGGACGACGAAAAGCTCATGTACCCGGTCTACGAGCGCATGAAGCGGGCGGGCGTGACCACGGTGTGCATCCATAAGGGGCTTTTGCCCACGGGGTACGCCGGATGGATGGACGAGGACAAGGTGGCCCACGCCACGGTGGACGACGTGGGCCGGGCGGCCAGGGACTGGCCGGAGCTGGACTTCGTCATCTACCACTCGGCCATCGAGAAGGTCATCCCCACGGCGACGGACGCCGAAGCGTTCGCCCGCACCGGCCGCATCGACTGGGTGACGGATCTGGCGGAGATTCCCGAGAAGTACGGCGTAAACAACGTCTACGGGGAGATAGGCGCGGCCTTCGCCGACACCTGCGTGGCCCACCCCCGCCTGTGCGCGGGCATGCTGGGCACCCTCATCCGGGGCCTGGGCGCGGACCGCGTCTGCTGGGGCACGGACTCGGTCTGGTTCGGCTCGCCACAGTGGCAGATAGAGGCCTTCCGCCGCCTGGAAATCCCCGAGGACATGCAGCGGGAGCACGGCTTCCAGCCGCTGGGCCCGGCGGACGGAGAGGTCAAGCGGGCCATTCTGGGCGCCAATTCCGCCAGGCTGTACGGCATTGATCCCGGGGCGTGA
- a CDS encoding winged helix-turn-helix transcriptional regulator, which yields MPEPCKIKELAGKKYRCYFELTLQVIGGKWKPVILYHLSLEGVLRFGELRRGIPDVTERMLTRQLRELEADGLVHRRVYREVPPRVEYSLTDLGCSLIPILRDMRQWGVAYEKVLGGEGLFDGEEYESPEPPEVAAGHDARAEEPEGAA from the coding sequence GTGCCCGAGCCGTGCAAGATCAAGGAACTGGCGGGCAAGAAATACCGCTGCTACTTCGAGCTGACCCTGCAGGTCATCGGCGGCAAGTGGAAGCCGGTCATCCTCTACCACCTCTCCCTGGAGGGGGTGCTGCGCTTCGGGGAGCTGCGCCGGGGCATCCCGGACGTGACCGAGCGCATGCTGACCCGGCAGCTGCGCGAACTGGAGGCGGACGGCCTGGTGCACCGCCGCGTCTACCGCGAGGTGCCGCCCCGCGTGGAATACTCCCTGACCGACCTGGGGTGCAGCCTCATCCCCATCCTGCGCGACATGCGCCAGTGGGGCGTGGCGTACGAGAAGGTCCTCGGCGGCGAGGGGCTGTTCGACGGCGAGGAGTACGAGTCCCCGGAGCCGCCGGAGGTGGCCGCCGGGCACGACGCCCGGGCGGAGGAACCGGAAGGCGCGGCCTGA